A segment of the Zingiber officinale cultivar Zhangliang chromosome 8B, Zo_v1.1, whole genome shotgun sequence genome:
GGCTGACTCCCTCCTGCACGAGCAGGACCTGTGTGCGCAGATCTCTGCCGCGCTCTCCCTCGCCGCCGCCGTCGATGCCGCCACAGCCTCCACCTTGGACCCCGATCTCGCTCACCTCCTCCAGCGCCTACTTCCTCGCTTGGTGAAACTCCTCCGAAGCAACGCGTTCAAGGCGAAAGCCGCGCTGCTCTCGCTTCTGGGCAGTATCGCCGGAGCCGGTGGCGCTGCGACTGCTCAGCTCGTCGCCCTGCTCGTCCCCTGCCTCGTGGAGTCCCTCGCCAGCGATGACTGGACTACGAGGAAGGCTGCCGCCGAGTCTTTATCCGTTCTTGCCCTCAGAGAGAAGGAATTACTGATTGGATTTAGGTCATCCTGCATCACTTCTTTTGAATCAAGGAAGTTCGACAAGGTCTGATTTGGTACAGGATTAGCGTTAGATTTGAAACCCTTGATCTCTTTATTTTTCTAGGTTTTGATCTTCgattctttgaaaaaaaaaatgtaggtGAAGATTGTGAGGGATTCCATGAATCGGATGCTGGATGTATGGAAGGACATTCCCGAGGCTCCTGAAAGCGAAATCAAGTCTCAGTCGCAGCAGGCGAATTCGTCCACCCGAGGTGATGAATCTACTCCTGTTTTTTTCCTCTGATTGTTCtcaagaaatttcaaaattatatcaaACATGGGACTTATATCCATTTATATTCGAACAGAAACGATGGGAGATGGACGATTTACAACTTCGGCAGCCGCCCCTTCAATCCAATCGGCAAAAAGAGTTAATTCAAGCAGATCACCTCCACCTGCCGCCTCACCAATTCCTACGTCCCGAAACAACGTCCCCTCCATTAGGAACAAGAAATTGCCCCCGCCTTTGTTTCGTAAGGCTGAACTGAAGCCCTCTAATTGGAGCGTAGAAATCCCGGTCACCGGTTCTCCAGTAGAAGTCGTCGATCACAAAAGGTTTCAGAAAGATCCGGAGCAAGGAGCACCAAAAAGCAGTGTCAAATCCAGGTTAGAAGCACGGCGGATGCTGTTTGAGGGAAAATCAGAACACGAAGGGAGTAATGTGGCTGGGCTAAAGTCAGCATCACATGCTCCTAATCAGGAGACTGCCCAGTTGGAACAAACCATGGAAGCTAGCAAGAAAGAAGATGATCTAAATGCTGAACATAATGATAAGGATGGCAATCTGACTATGATAAAGATGCAGTTGATGCAAATAGAGAACCAGCAGTCCAATCTGTTAGAGCTTCTCCAGGTATAATTCCTTCCCGATGCAAAGTTGCTTTGGCTCCTTATATATGTTAATTGAATGTGATCGTCCCAGAATGCTATATCATCTGCTTGTCTGTTTATTTTTCACAAGTTAGCTTTCTGCTCTTACATCTGTATGATAAACTTTGTTTCATCACTTAGTGCACAATCTACGCATTCCTCGCTGACAAAGATAATTATCATCTAGTTAGAAAGCATTAGTTTGCTCGCTTCAAATCACTAGTGGCTTCTTGACTGATCACGTGGCGGCATGGGTGAGATGAGTTATCAAACAATACcgtatatttttgaaaaaaaaactcgtGAGAAACCCTAGAGCTAAATGTTTGTGGGTTCTGTTGTTTCCCACTGACACACTGATTGTTATGTATACTATAGAGCAGATGGAAGTCATCTTCTCAGAAGCATGTACATGgcaaattttccctttatttagTTCCTTAGTGTACCTTTAGTTTGTCTCTAGTAAGTGAAGATCTATCTGGATAAGTTAATTCAACCAAGCTAATTCATTTATGAACTACTACTCGTACACACAACACCGTGCAGGTTTGTGTTACTGTCCAATTTAAGGCGAACAAATTATCGCTTTAGTCAAGTAGTCATTCTTTCTAGAATAAACATCCTAAAATAGATAAGAGTAACTTGCAATTTTGAGGAATCTATTCCATTGATCAATGAAGAATGTGTAACCAAATTATAATTCCAACTAGAAAACTCCACAGTAATTTTCAAGATTTTCCAGGACTAATTAGATACTTTTCTTTGTAACTGATGTGATAATGTCTGACTATCTATGGATTAAAGGCTTGTACCACTCCGCTGCCACATATTATGAAGTATCTATACAAGGGCAAGGTAGCATTTAGTAAAGCCTAGAGGGATCCCTATCAAACTCAAAACGCCAACATTTCAGTAGGAATCTATGGGTATTTAAGCATATTCTAAGAATCCTCATTTGTAATGTGAGACTAAGAAATGTAGGTTTATCCTTTCTTCACTTCCTCCTATCTTTTAATAGCATTCTctttttacttttaaattattacatttatatttttcttcccttctattattcctctcacTTTTTTCTTAGAATTAGCCTTGATCTTTAATTTCATGCTTGTTGTTTCATATATTGTTTGCTTCAAGTTGAGTATCCATCGCACAAAAAAATCATCTGAGAAAGTAAGAGATCTAATTTGTATTCTTTTGTAGAAATTCATTGGAAACTCACAAAATGGCCTACATTCACTGGAAACAAGAGTGCATGGCCTTGAAATAGCATTGGATGAGATCTCCCAAAATTTAGCATTATCTTCCGGTAGGATGGCAAACAATGATCCTGCTTCAAGCGCTTGCTGCAGATTACCTGGTACCGAATTCCTAAGCCCGAAATTTTGGAGGAAGACCGAAGGCAGAAACTCCACCAGGTTATCTGTGTCAGACCTACAGAACTGCAACTACCGAGAAACTAGGAGTTCGTATAAATTGGATGAGTGGAGGCATGGAGTCCAGGGTGGCTTTGTTGTCAATCCCTTGGCAGAGATTAACCCTCAGTCAGTCGGGAGTTCAAAGTCTATTCAAGTCAAAATGCTAAAGAATATGACACGAGAGAATGAGATTACACTTGCTCATCCAAGCAAGTAGATGGATAAGCATCCTGAAACTATATGGGACGATATGGTATATACTACCTATCACGTTTGCATTTAAATGTTGCTAATCCTCGGCGCTTAATTTCTATTACTGGTatcttttgttttaattttttttttcaattcagGTGAGGAAATTGACATACATAATTTGGTAAGAACCTACAGAGCTAGGATGCAGGTGTTTAAATACCTTCATATTACTCTAGCTCGGGATATCTGAAGACAAGATAGAGCAAATTACTTTCCGATAAGAGGAGCTCGAAAGAGAGCTGTTTATCTAGAATCGGATATTTTGTGGAACACTAATGTTCCCCTTCATTTGGACGGTCCTTATTCTGACACCAGTGAATGTGATCAGCACTTCCTGACAACCTGAAAGCCAACGTCCATGAGGTATTGTTTGTGCTGTCTAAAAGATATTATTGATGTGAATTGAACAGATGAATCCGTTCTCCTTGCATGCTTAATGTTTTTCTGATGGTGATTAATAAAGCAACAAAGGATCGTCTTCCCAGTGTCGGTAAACTTGAATGCTACGCCTTGGCAACTTCTCCCTCATATCAATTTTCCCTATTTGTCCTCTCCGAAATTAGGTTTTGTTCGGCAGAAGTCCAGTAGCAAGAGCATGAATGTGGTCCAGTTAGGTTGGAGATAATTTGGCTTCGGCTCGAATTCAACGAACATTTAATTTTGGTTCGCTGAATCAAATTGTGGCCTAGttttatgtttaaaaattaataaaattgggtgaaaaaaaaaagaagataaatttaaatatttcttttaataattggATTAAGGTCAACTATTATTAACTGAATCAAAATCGGCAGGTGTCGTATTTTGAATAGACCGATCGATATTTCAAATGGTTAGATATTAAAATTAAGTAGCCGCCATGTTAATGATTAACGGTGGATGATTAAGCCTAAGAGTACGCAAACGGACTAGGACCGTCAGATAATTAAACTATACACTGGAATTGTCGGTTGcgattaattttataaattttgattGCGGGTCTCGATGACCCGGTCAGGCAACGAACCGCGAAAAACAGCTAACTGCTCCCTCCATTATCTTTAAAACGGAGGCTGTTCTTTGCCTTAGCCTTCGTCTTCTCAAGCAGGATTTTTCGTCGTCGTCATCATCAAGCTGTTCCAATTACAAAGCTTTCTATCGAGATTGAAGACATAACAAAAACGAAGTAAAGCGTGATGCCGATCTCCTCTTCCATCTCCGGCATAATGGTGATTGCTACCGGGAGCTTGGTGCTTGGTGCCGTCACCGGTATATTCCACATACTCTTCTCGTTTTTGTTGCCGATCCTCTTAGGCATCGCCGAAAGCATTACTAGCGATGCCGAGACGGCTGCGGCAATTACCATCAAAGCGGTTCTAGTGATTCCATTTGTTATGTGCATGTCGGTAGTAATCGCATCTGCTGTTGTTCTACTGAGAACGAGAGTTTCTGCTTCTGAATCGGAAATTATCTCCCTTGTTGTGGTTCTCCCGGAAGAGGAAGAGATGATAACCATAGTCATAGAATGAAACGTTAAGccaatgattttgtaaataggttttgatatttgattttAACAATGTGTATGGATTTATGCCATTACCTTTTGTAAAAAGAAGTGAACTTTCATAAAGATTTTGGTCTCAGCGAGAACACTAAGGACAGATAACATAAGTAAACATTACAGAGAGCAATTTATGGTAAACTAGAGACATGAATTGAAAGGAAAGAAAACATCAAACCATTGACTACCATGTTCCATGTACGAATCAAACATCAAGCTCCTCTCGCTCGCGCCGATATTGTCTTCCGGGAACCAAGTCGATAATTCATTGCCAGCCTCCACCGGCGCCTTCTCCCTCTCGACCACCGGCGCCGGCCGCACTGACCTTTCCTCTGCTTTGTAGCGGCGGTCGACGACCTCCACATGCTGGTTCCTCACCTGCTCCATCCGCTCCCGCACCAGCTTCACCTTCGTCTCCACCATCCACGCGAGGCTTGTGACAGCCTCGAACTCTGCCTCGGCCAAGCCGGCGACCGCGCCGCCGCTTCTGCGGGCGAGGCCCCTGCGCATGAGCAGCGCCGTCTCGAGATCCAGGTTCTCGCGCTCTTGCTTCCGGTGCTGCTCCCGGAGCTTGGCCGCGCGCTGCCTGAGGAACGCCTCCTGGTTCATCATCTTCTTGCTCTGCTCCATCTCCGGCAGGCTCTTGAAGCGCGCGAGCACGCGGGTGGCCTCGGCCACTGACGGCCAGACCTCCGGATGCGGCTCCTGCGGCGCGTACACGATCACGCACGCCTTGACGTCGCAGAGGGTGGCCAGCTCGCTCGCCTTCTTCATCAgccctttccttctcttcttgaaCGTCGCCCGCCTCGTGGAGTCGTTGGTGATCCACGCGAGTTTCAACTTCTTCCGCGCCATGGTCGTAGCTGGAGGAAGCGTGGAATCCATCGCCGCTTTTATAGAGCCAACGCGTTGGATTTGGGAGCATTATTTTAGATTGGATCGGATGTCAATGGATTTTGATCAGGAATTAAAGGAATCCAGCTACGAGAGGATCGTGATTTTTAATTTCGATCATAAACGAGGGCTTTCACTGCGGGATTGCAAATTTAATGGATTGATTCATGTGGCTTGATGAATTGTTTATCGTATTTTATCTTGATGTGAGTCGACGACTCAGGCTCTTGCCAGTTGCCAGGGGGAttgcaaatttaattaaaattaatgttGATTGCCTGGTGAATCTTGTTCTAATTAACCTCTCCAGATATTCAAATTTGTGCTGCAAAAGGTTTAGGCATGTCAAACAAATGGAAGTACTCACGGAGACGGATGAAATAAAAGTTCAAAGAAAAAGTAAATATGAttccatatatatttaaattcacGAAAAAATAAAAGTATATGAACTAACTAAAAATATAGATTCTAAAGTTAATGGTAggattattttttaatccacCGTGCAAATTCAATTGATGTATTACACGaattttttatctatttataGAATTGAAATGAAAGACCTTTGATATGGGCGAAAGCACTAGGTATGATATGATAGATTAAAGTAAAGGTGAGATGACGGTCCAAATCAAGATAAGATGACAATCAGGGGCTACTCGTAATAAGGTTTGGTTCTTCGCCCAGTACTAAGGCCCTCGGTATAAGGACGATCGACCAACAAGGTACTCCAATAAGGTCGTTCGGACCAAAGGGGCCTATATCGCTCCCTACCTATAGTAAGGTGGCTAGTATGTACCCGATCAACCATTATCTATCTGGGTTCAAAAGAGTCCCAAACGACTACAAGGCCGACCGGGTGTAATATTCATACAAGACCCAAGGATCTAGCATCCCGCTGTATGTGCCTAGTATACAATGGGATAATCCGGCAACTGGACAAACATAGGGGTCTTTATTATTCATTCTCCTGCCTTCTTGTATATGGGTGATTGGAAAAACAATTGACTTATCTTCGCCAAGTAAACATACAATGCAAATCTCAGAAGGAACTTGATTGGATTTCCAAAGCTCAAATATCACTTTAGGGGCAAGCCTCCCAATACAAGAATGATCAACTAAAAGTACCAATAGGGCCTTTTGAGAACTCAGTTCTTCATTCTTCAGAAACAAATATCCTTGCATATTGTTGGTTGGTTTTAAGAATCATTCAAATCTAGGGGACTTGACTTCCAATTACTTCATAATCAAATCTCTAATATTATACAACATATATCCAAGCGATATTAAGGGTCGGTCGTCTTACCATACTCAGTATTATGTTCTTATATGTACACCTGATCGGCTAACTGTCCAGCTAGGATATTTTTGGGTATCACATTGCTAGAGAATCGTAATAATTTATCAGAGAAAAACAACCACTTGTCAGATAATATTATTCTGTTATTACATGGTGATATGGGTTGTGACGAGTGGATTCAAAAGGTGACATGACGGCCAAAGTAAAGATGGTGTGGCGATCACAGTTGAGAAGGGACAACAATATTCCTCATCCAGCTTTGATTAATCGCTTGCCACTAGGGTTCTCAGAGTTAATCTGATCGAGTTATAAGCCAATCGGCTAGACAAGGGCGGCTAGCCCTTAAGCTGATCGGACCTGAGGAGTTCGGTGCCTTAAGGATGGCCACACCTTAGGACAACCAAGATTAAGGATGGTCGGTCTTACATATCGGCTAGAGTGAATGACTCGCTTCCCAATAGACCAGTCATAGCCTCATAGGTATGGTCAAGGGAAAAACTAAACTCCTTATTTGGTATGAGTTTCTCTATATATGCTCGGGTGATCTTGATTGTTGGTTGCCTCTAATGGGCTTCCATGTGGCAGTATGTCTGCCAAATATAGCCCAACTTAATATATATTGACCAAACCTCTCAAAGCGCAGTGGTGTTTCTCTAGGTAGTTCattatatgctcggtcgggtaaAAGGTTGATCGGACTCACAACTTTTATCCTTATACTACTACCCGGACGGAATTCCAACAAACCATAGATTATTAGAGAGATCTTCAGAAAGCCCGAGGCACTGTATTATTTCTCTAACGGATTTCCAGCATGATTAAAATACTATATTATTCTCCGAATGAATGTCTCAAGAATGCATAGAATATAACCGAACGACTTAATACCAAGATAAATATAAAGGCAGTAGGCCTCACAGGCCTGCCAGGATACATGCAATATGATACACTACAAAGTAGAATATACAAAATGCAATCGAACAACCTAATAGAAGCGGTCGGCTCAAATACCGGCTGAGATATATTATCAGACAACATTCTAACAACCTGCCATAATAACAACTttatgtcagagaatattcttctggaaATTTCTTCAGGGCTATCGTGTGTCCCATCAGCATATCAATTATAATAGCATATTTTTTTGGTAACCTCGATAATAACAGAAGTTATAAACGATAAAAGAGGTATAGatgtggataaaagaaaatttcctcGATAATTATGGTACattacctaacaaactctaacacacTTTGTCAtctcatgattacggaggttatgtAAGGTAATATATAAAGTGGGAGTCCTCTCCGTGACGAAGGTACGCTCTCTGAACATTAACAACTCATCCTTGCGCACATCTGCTACTGTTCTTCATCCACCCGCTTGGGCTtgtactaacttgagcatcggaggacttTCACTAGGGGCTCCCTAATTGGTTTCTAGGCACCAACACTTTGTTGAATTGTTTCCGTGTGCGCAGGATCGGAGAGAAGTTTCTTCTTAGAGGAAAAGGTCTTATGCTAGTCAACCTTCAATTCATCGTGTCCAGCACGTCATCTCTGtagttttcagacaggatcatatgaCCATTTAATAGAACCTTCCTCGAAGGTGACTAGACATTTTCTATTAGTCGATATTTTATGacagcatattccttcaaccACCTCATTAATGACGTCAGTTACAAAAAAAAGGATACACACGAGTAACAGAAGATTTCTAATACGATGACTATATGCCTCCCAGAATACATATTTCCTTACTCAACAACTTTTGACATCCGATATTCTCTGCCGTCTTATGATTATGGAGACTATAAGAGAAGGGATTCTCTTCGATGATAAGGTACACTTTAAGACGTTTTTTGAGACACTTGCGCTTTGACACACTCTGCTACATAGCTACTATTTATTTTTTTGCTCGGGCTTcatactgacttgagcatcgaaggacTTTCGCTAGGAATCCCTTCCTTAGTTGTTAGCACTAACGTTTGTCTGCTATCTCGAATGTTCGCAGGAAAAATTTTCATTCATGTTCATAGCCCTGTTTTCATCTAAAGTCTTCGTTCAGTTAACTTCACAGTCATATATTCAGTGTGCTATCTTTCAGCTTTAGAACAAGATCAACGGGTTGGATAcatttaattaaaaatagttGAAGAAATACTCAATTAACACATGTCCTGTCAAATTAATCCAAGAAAATTCCATATCCACTTTGATCTTAATTTTTCCATCTTTTGAAAGCAAATTACAAGGACGCCACAGCCCTGCCATTTCGGGAGCTTCCCTCGTCGACTTCGTCAATGGTCGGCATCATGACCTCCTTCCTCCTGCTCACCGGCTTCCGACGAAGCAGCTCGGAGTTGATCGTTGCCGGAGTGCTGCCGCTGTTCTCGTTAATTATCTCGCACATCACCTCGTCGAACTCGGCCACCGGCATCTCCCAAGTCGTCGCTCTTCTTCGCTTCTTCGCGGAAACAGAGGAGAGCGCGGAGCTTGCCGTCATGAACAGCGCCGCCATGTCGGAGGCGGAGAGTGGGTAAGCGAGCTTGGTAGAAGGGAGCACGAAGTATATCTGCCCGGAGCGGAGGGGCGCTCCCGGTTCCAACGCCGGTATGGGCGCGCCCGGGAAGAGGCCGTCGGAGCTACAGACGAAGGAAGCTCCGGCGGAGGCGATGATAACTTGGGAGGCCGTCAGCGGGACGGGATGCTCCGTCAAAGAGCCGTCGAGGCCGATGACTTTGGCGGTCGATGGGCGGGTACTAGAGTCGACGGAAGTAGCAGCGGCCGACGAGAAGCAACAGCCCATTGCGCGATCTCTCCGATGATCGATCTCAGGTGTGCGTTTGATGCGCTTCGACATTGGAACTCAACTTCGATTATAATGATTTTTGGAGCATAGCCAATAGATTGAGGATCGAAATGGAGACGGAAAGAGACACAATACTGGCGGCGGAGGCGCCGGTTTTGTTTTTTAAAGTTGTCGCCGCCTTTTAGTTGACTTTAGAGATAAATTGACGAGCGCCCTAGTGATCCAGCGGTCAGAGCAGCAGGAATGATACAAATACACTGAACAACTGAAGGTCAACGGATATCTTTTTATATTAAACATGAcataattttacaagaaaaaaaaatacgtACCTTTTGCTTTGGAAGTGGATATCATTTCCAGTTTGCAGGATAAATGTCTTTGTCACGCTATATCTATTATGCAAACCATCTTGAAATACGAATTCCATACGCCTACATCGTGAAATACGTTCCTCTTGTATTAACTAGCTCTATCACATGTGAGTTTGGGATCGAACCACACTCGAATTTCTTATTCGTCTAAGTTTGACTCGCGTCACACGTTATTGTTGAGGTTTCAGGCCGGTGGGCATGGCCCAGGACATGCCGCGCCTTGTGTGGCACTGATGCCCTGGCCATTAGGGACTGAAAATCAATCCCTTTGTACGCGTGCTCTCGACGAATAATGCAAATAGCCAAAAAAAGCAGGTGCGTCACTAAGACAAGACAACTTAATTGTCATCTTGTCGTCCTCTCCGTACGAACACTATTTATTCTACCAGCAAATTTGACGCCGTCACAGAAAGGGAAAAGGTAATGCAAACAGGTAGTGTTATGCACAAGCCGAACGCTTTTCGAAGCCAGACTTAGACCAACACCGACTCTGAAAGCACCTCCTCCTCCGCGATGGAATCTGACAATACAACGTGCGTGAAAACAGAACAAGCAGAAGCAGACACAAAGCTTAGTAACCTTCTTAAGATGCGCCATCGCGTTCTCCACTGCATCTGCTAATCGAATCGAGTTGATCAATTTATGTGTCGCTAGAGAACAAGTAGCACTGCTCGTTATGCTTCGCCCGGTGAAGTTTCAGGCTGTCGGTGCCGGAAAAAAACACAAGAACTAGCGGCGTTCGAGGGAGTGCTCCCGGAACAGCGTTCGAAGTCGAGTGATATGTGCGTGACTAAGTACGTACTAATTGATAGGACTGTTTTTGTTCTTGGCTTTATTTCACTGACGTACGATATAATGTTTTTATATCAAACTGTGAACATCGGTTTGTCTaatttttgtttttcatattttttatacCTAACCTTTTAAAATTCTTATCGAAAAATTTTCCATTATGTTTTCTGATATGAGGTGGATAGAAGGTGAAAAGCTTTCCGAATAGTAGCTAAAGTCAGGTCGCCGATTTAAACAACTTCCTGCCAGTACTGAGGTGTAAATGTAATTACACCTACTGAGATGAGCATGAAATAATGAGAAGTTTCAGTTAGATTCGATCTGATTCAGTCAAAGAAATAAACAATCTTTGATTCATAAAATCAATCAGCTGCAACTTTAGAACCGGATTTTAAAACACAGTTTCAGAATTATTTACTGCAACCGCAACAGTGCTCTCCAATAATTCACAGTTTTACATGCTGTAGCAAAAGCTGCAAGCAACAATGGCATTGAATTGAACTTACTCTGGTACGGCCCCTCTGTCACGTGAATACCATAGCATTCGCTGCCCCACCTCACTAACTCTTCTATCTTATTCCCCTGCGTCAGTGCTCCCTCTCATAGTAAAAACAACAGATATTCTAAATTGTATTCCAACTCTTGTTTAATTTAGGTTGTTAGttgaagtttaattaatttgtttttttaaGACAAATTCTCAAAGAGTGCAAGTTCGGTTTTATTAAAAGGCCGAAGTTTAATTCTTCCTAAGAGACCCTTGTTTTCAATTTTACTCCTCTAATAATTTGATACGAGTTAAATAGAATAATTTTATGAAGGTCATAATTTTTTACTCGAAATTTAAAATCAGACTTGGTTAACGGTCACATGTTTAGAATTCAAAGATCTATATTTGTTATAGAAAACATGTAACAGTCAAATTTCAAGGTCAAAATCTACTGTTTAGACTATCATTAGAGTCTCCGaacatattttattatttttttagaattttctatttttatggtatagATATGGTATTTTTGATATTTCTGATATATATTATCTATATTAGTGTCctgttttattaattaaaatttatgtgttaaaaaaatttcttttatagcAGGATTTCTTATATAATCGTTTTGTTTAATTGTAAAagataattttgattaataataaaataaaattaataaagctgattttattaataaaaataataaataaaataaaataaaatttatcttggTACCAATCTTCAAAAATTAGTACCACAGCTTAAATACCAACATCGCTGTGATGCTTATTTTCGAAGACCAACACCACAGTGTTATGAAAATTTCAAATCATTTTGAGCACTTTAGAAATCAATACCACAACTTAAATACCAATATCGTTGTGGTGCTGATTTTTTAAGACTAACATCATAGTATCATGAAAGTTTCAAATCATTTTGACCATTATTGGGAGGGCCTTAAAATAGTAAATGAGTGCTTATTTAGATTCAGGTTCACCTAATAAGTACATAGGAGTTGGAATAAGTTCGATcagatatctctaggtccattaatgagttttgaccaaaatccattgATAGACCTAGGGGGCTCGGATTTCTAAAAACTAGAAATGAATATGTAGAAGGGAGATATGGTAAGAAATCCGGATCTTGTTCCAATTTACACAGAGTTTGAAACATTTTAATCCTTGTAAACAATGTTGGAAATCTTTTACAATGATAACAGAGGGCATCGTTGGACTCTAGGGCACTGTAGAAACCTACAGGATTTTAAATGAGTCTAATCAGaactctctagatccatcaatatGTTTTGACAAAAATCCATTAATAGGCTTAGATAACTTCAATTTCTAAATATTTGTAATGAGATGAAGGTGCAGAGTGTGTAGAAAGTACATTTGGTAATAAATCTTGATCTGAGTCTCCTAAATGAAGTTATAGGCCTATGTAAATTGACATAAAGTCTAAAACCTTCTAAACCTTCTGAGCAATACTAAGAATTTTTTACAATAATAACGGAGTGCACCCTTAGACTCCAGGGAATTATAGAAACCTACAGGAGTTGGAATGAATCTGATCAGCGTTCTCTAAGTTCATTAATGAGTTTTGATCGAAACTCAATGATAGATCTAGACAACTTGAATTTGTGAAATTTTACAATGAGATGGAAGTGTAAAGTGTGTAGAAAGTATATATGGTGTCCAATCATAGTCCTAATGTACGTATGTGAAGTTATGATAGCATGTCAACTAGCATAGGCTATGATGCTAGTTTCCGAAGACCAGCACCACAATGTTGATTGTAGGTGGAGCATATGAGAAGTGGTGGTCCCCTCGACGATGTTTTTGATTGTGGAGAGGAGCACAACAATGAGCTTCTGCAATAGTACTCGTTGTTGCCTCTACCGTCATCGCAGCAGTAGGTCGGTGGGAAAAGTGCTACCACTATCACACCACCCActaaatctaaaaatggaaacaTGAGCGTACCACTCAACAATCCTCTCACCTCTATTTTTTCCTTCTAACAATAAATTTGAAAGAGATGaagataataatttattccaaatAAAAGTGTGAATAGATGTGAATATTTAATATGATTCGATCTTAATGAACGAATAGGTTGTTTAAGGAATGTCACATGCAGAAGCTCATCGTCATGCTCGTCTCCACAGTTGAGAACATCGTCGAGCAGGCTACCACTTCTCACATGCTTCACCCACAACCAACATTGTGCTGTTGGTTTCAAAAGACTAGCACCATTATGATGCTGGTCTTTGGAAATCAACACCACAGTCTGTATTAGTTGACACGCGATC
Coding sequences within it:
- the LOC122013499 gene encoding uncharacterized protein LOC122013499; protein product: MGCCFSSAAATSVDSSTRPSTAKVIGLDGSLTEHPVPLTASQVIIASAGASFVCSSDGLFPGAPIPALEPGAPLRSGQIYFVLPSTKLAYPLSASDMAALFMTASSALSSVSAKKRRRATTWEMPVAEFDEVMCEIINENSGSTPATINSELLRRKPVSRRKEVMMPTIDEVDEGSSRNGRAVASL
- the LOC122017633 gene encoding agamous-like MADS-box protein AGL80; this translates as MARKKLKLAWITNDSTRRATFKKRRKGLMKKASELATLCDVKACVIVYAPQEPHPEVWPSVAEATRVLARFKSLPEMEQSKKMMNQEAFLRQRAAKLREQHRKQERENLDLETALLMRRGLARRSGGAVAGLAEAEFEAVTSLAWMVETKVKLVRERMEQVRNQHVEVVDRRYKAEERSVRPAPVVEREKAPVEAGNELSTWFPEDNIGASERSLMFDSYMEHGSQWFDVFFPFNSCL
- the LOC122015965 gene encoding TORTIFOLIA1-like protein 3, which produces MASRVQQQPTGGNEEGVRQRVNRCMMKLSDRDTEAMAASELDAIAKGLTADAFPPFLSAISDARPTDKTPLRRHSLRLLSLLSHSHPASAVAPHLPRMLAAALRRLRDPDSSVRAACVDAFRSMAAAHPPALAAVFLRPLADSLLHEQDLCAQISAALSLAAAVDAATASTLDPDLAHLLQRLLPRLVKLLRSNAFKAKAALLSLLGSIAGAGGAATAQLVALLVPCLVESLASDDWTTRKAAAESLSVLALREKELLIGFRSSCITSFESRKFDKVKIVRDSMNRMLDVWKDIPEAPESEIKSQSQQANSSTRETMGDGRFTTSAAAPSIQSAKRVNSSRSPPPAASPIPTSRNNVPSIRNKKLPPPLFRKAELKPSNWSVEIPVTGSPVEVVDHKRFQKDPEQGAPKSSVKSRLEARRMLFEGKSEHEGSNVAGLKSASHAPNQETAQLEQTMEASKKEDDLNAEHNDKDGNLTMIKMQLMQIENQQSNLLELLQKFIGNSQNGLHSLETRVHGLEIALDEISQNLALSSGRMANNDPASSACCRLPGTEFLSPKFWRKTEGRNSTRLSVSDLQNCNYRETRSSYKLDEWRHGVQGGFVVNPLAEINPQSVGSSKSIQVKMLKNMTRENEITLAHPSK